One Malania oleifera isolate guangnan ecotype guangnan chromosome 10, ASM2987363v1, whole genome shotgun sequence genomic region harbors:
- the LOC131165238 gene encoding transcription factor bHLH35 isoform X1, which translates to MENIGEEYKYYWETNVFLQTEELDSWGLDEAISGYYDSSSPDGAASSAASKNIVSERNRRKKLNERLFALRSVVPNITKMDKASIIKDAIEYIQSLHEEERKIKAEILELESGKVKKNTGFDYEQGAMVLNGPWGPKKKRTGQFCYDFEPVPPSPIEVLELRASYMGEKTVVVSLTCSKRTDTMVKLCEVFESLKLKIITANITAFSGRLLTTVFVEVCTHICQAATSVKLQIHPRTTPPPPGAFSFFLSLINLLQISCAYMLNWGFLLSFFFFLSPSL; encoded by the exons ATGGAGAATATTGGAGAAGAATACAAGTATTACTGGGAGACCAACGTCTTCCTCCAAACTGAAGAACTCGACAG ttggGGTCTCGATGAGGCAATTTCTGGGTATTACGATTCGAGTTCGCCGGACGGAGCGGCGTCGTCGGCGGCGTCCAAGAACATTGTGTCCGAAAGAAACAGGAGGAAGAAGCTGAATGAGAGACTGTTTGCTCTCAGATCAGTTGTCCCCAACATCACTAAG ATGGATAAGGCGTCGATAATCAAGGACGCCATTGAATACATCCAAAGTTTGCACGaggaagaaaggaaaataaaagcggAGATATTGGAACTGGAATCAGGGAAAGTGAAGAAAAACACGGGCTTTGATTACGAGCAAGGGGCGATGGTGCTCAACGGCCCCTGGGGACCCAAGAAGAAGAGAACTGGGCAGTTCTGCTATGATTTCGAGCCTGTCCCCCCATCTCCCATTGAAGTCCTTGAG CTGCGAGCATCGTATATGGGAGAGAAGACTGTGGTAGTGAGCTTGACTTGTAGCAAAAGAACAGACACCATGGTGAAGCTGTGTGAGGTCTTCGAATCTTTGAAGCTCAAGATCATCACTGCCAACATTACCGCTTTTTCAGGCAGACTTTTGACAACTGTCTTCGTTGAGGTTTGTACACATATCTGTCAAGCAGCTACTTCCGTCAAGCTTCAAATCCACCCACgcaccacaccccccccccccggggctttttctttctttctttctttaattaatttactGCAAATATCATGTGCATATATGCTTAATTGGggtttccttctttctttctttttctttctttctccttctctttaa
- the LOC131165238 gene encoding transcription factor bHLH35 isoform X2, producing MENIGEEYKYYWETNVFLQTEELDSWGLDEAISGYYDSSSPDGAASSAASKNIVSERNRRKKLNERLFALRSVVPNITKMDKASIIKDAIEYIQSLHEEERKIKAEILELESGKVKKNTGFDYEQGAMVLNGPWGPKKKRTGQFCYDFEPVPPSPIEVLELRASYMGEKTVVVSLTCSKRTDTMVKLCEVFESLKLKIITANITAFSGRLLTTVFVEAEEGEKEELKRRIEAAIAVLNDPQSPMSM from the exons ATGGAGAATATTGGAGAAGAATACAAGTATTACTGGGAGACCAACGTCTTCCTCCAAACTGAAGAACTCGACAG ttggGGTCTCGATGAGGCAATTTCTGGGTATTACGATTCGAGTTCGCCGGACGGAGCGGCGTCGTCGGCGGCGTCCAAGAACATTGTGTCCGAAAGAAACAGGAGGAAGAAGCTGAATGAGAGACTGTTTGCTCTCAGATCAGTTGTCCCCAACATCACTAAG ATGGATAAGGCGTCGATAATCAAGGACGCCATTGAATACATCCAAAGTTTGCACGaggaagaaaggaaaataaaagcggAGATATTGGAACTGGAATCAGGGAAAGTGAAGAAAAACACGGGCTTTGATTACGAGCAAGGGGCGATGGTGCTCAACGGCCCCTGGGGACCCAAGAAGAAGAGAACTGGGCAGTTCTGCTATGATTTCGAGCCTGTCCCCCCATCTCCCATTGAAGTCCTTGAG CTGCGAGCATCGTATATGGGAGAGAAGACTGTGGTAGTGAGCTTGACTTGTAGCAAAAGAACAGACACCATGGTGAAGCTGTGTGAGGTCTTCGAATCTTTGAAGCTCAAGATCATCACTGCCAACATTACCGCTTTTTCAGGCAGACTTTTGACAACTGTCTTCGTTGAG GCAGAGGAAGGGGAGAAAGAAGAGTTGAAGAGGAGGATTGAAGCCGCCATTGCAGTACTAAATGATCCTCAAAGTCCCATGAGCATGTAA